Part of the Musa acuminata AAA Group cultivar baxijiao unplaced genomic scaffold, Cavendish_Baxijiao_AAA HiC_scaffold_1138, whole genome shotgun sequence genome, aacctatgatcgggattatttatggtctatatttaaagaaaaatcggtctcattatcatgatcacaTCACGATTTGATTTCTATTGTATAGatcaatggacatcacaatatatgcaacaagtaacataaagttagaaaaatattattaaataataataaacaaaaagagtgcatatcgtgtcacacataccatcactcacgtgatttgcttatagggcacctatgactagcaagttcatcaaataaaaaagtagataaatcttttggctcctcaattgcgacaacaacatgatcaaattttgaagttaaacttctcaaaacttttgcaacaattatatgatcatgaagatgttCACCTAATATTCTAATATTTCATTTgagtaacaatttcagtcacttagaaagaaaattttatactgattcattgcttttcaccaTTCATCTTTTTTTAATTGCTTTCTCAAAATTTAtaagatctgaaataaacaaagcaaatattgaatcataaatttctattagtgatctaaatttttttaaagGGTTTCATCCGAGGaatcatttgatgaatttgaattaCTATTAAGTGAGGTTGAAGATGAACTTGTTGGAGTAGGATCTGCCACTTAATTTTGTGGAGTGTCTAGTTATGCTGGAATATGAATTTGTGTTTCATTTTCATtgatctcccaattccaacttactttttcatcaaatataatatttttgttaataataactttgtcgCTAAAaggattatataatcgatatgctttggatTATAAGGaatatatatcttttattttttattaattttatgatGGTTTGGTGTATTTATCAAagcataaataataaaataaaaaaatcttagatAGCTTACATTTGACTTTATATCATATCAAGTATcgaaaggagttcgattcataataaCCTTTGTTGATAAAGTATTCAACAAATATACTATTATTGtaattgtttttgtcgaaaactaATTTGGAAGATACTTTCTTTTAAGCAAATTTATTGTCATTTCAACGATAGTTCGATTCTTATATTCAGATACACCGTTTTACTTCGATATATGTTTTGTTCTGATATATGTGATCAAATTtatgtaaatataattttttcataAAAGGAATTAAACTTATTACATAAAAATTTATCACCTCTATTTATCCGAAGTATTTTTATATATCTATCATAATGCCTTTCGACCAAAGCTTTCATCACTTTATTCCCTATCAAATaccaatatatttcttttttcctaatttaatttatatttactaCATTAAACGATATAAAAGATGCTTCAACATGAGACCTAAACAGTACACTAAGAGACACAGCATTAAACCCATATTAGCTTATTACAAATCCGCATCCATTAGAAGGGATAACTCTTCTGCAGCTTCAACTCCACCCACGTCGGTGACAGCACCGGATTCATCTCGTATTCCGCCGCGGCCTCCTTCCCAACACCGCTGCCACCGCATTCGTCGTTGGCGACGGCGGCCACcgcctcgtcgtcgtcgtcctcggcCAGCACCTTTATCCTCCACGCCTTTACCACCCTGTCAAGGCTAGCGCTGTACACCAGCAGCCCCATCCCGATTCCCTTCCCCTCCACCTCCACGCTCGCCGCCAGGCACCGGACCGGTCCCCGGTGCCCCTCCATCACCGCCAGGCACCTGTGGAACCCGCTCCCCTTCTCCCTCCTCCACACCCTTATCGTCGTATCCTCCGAGCCGCTGAGCAGTACCCGGTTGACCGCCACCAGGCTGAGCACGGCGTAGCGGTGGCCCTGGAGGAAGCCgccgtggttgtaccgccccgacACCGCCTCCTTCTCCCATATGTTTACGTAGCCGTCGGAGGAGCCGGAGTAGAGGAAGCAGGTGTCTCTCGAGTGGCTCAGCGCCAGGGCGTTTACTGGCGAGGGCTGGAACCGCAGCACCATCATCAGCGCGTGGGAGCTGTCCCCGAACACTCTCCTCCACAGTTTCACGGAGCCGTCGATGGAGGAGGTGAAGAGGCAGCCGTCGAGCTCGTTGACCACAATGTCGCTTACTTGGTCATCGTGGGCCACGAAGGAGTCAACGCAGGCCCTTTCCGTCAGCCGCCAGGCCTTGACCGTCCGGTCCAGGGAGCCGGTGTAGAGGAGGCCCTCGGCGTGGTGCAAGGCGAGGCAGGAGATGGTGTCGATGTGTCGTTGGTATCGGTGCTTGCGGAAGGGGAGGAGGCTGGAGATCCTAGGCGGGAGGGTGGCGACCTTCTTGCACCGCAGTCGGTCCGGGACGGGGGGCACGGCCCAGATACGGACCCGGTGGTCCTTGTGGGTGGTGACGAGGGTGGAACCGTGAGCGAGGATGCACCGGATCCGGCCGTGGCCGGTCTGGATGCTGCCCCGCTCCACACAGTCCGGCTGTTTCCACACCCGCACGCGGTCGCTGTCGGAGCCCGTATAGATTGTGCCGCCAGAGACAGCGACGCAGTAGACGTTGCCGTCATGGCGCTGCAGGGAGACGAGACAGTGATACATCAGTGACGGGGTTGGAGACGGGGACGAGAAGCGGCGCATGGGGGATGACGCCCACGGGGATCCCGGGCCAGGGCTCAACGGCGAGAGAGAGGAGACCGTGGCGGACGACAGCCGCGACAGGCTGACCCGGGGAAGCTCCGCCTCCGGTGACTGCCCTTTGACGGATTGCTGGTGATGGTGGTGCTGTATCGGAGACTGCGAACCTCTCTCGTCTTCTTCCCAGTAGATCCTGGAAGACGTTTTCCCATACATGTCCATTGCAGCAGCACCGAATGCAAACTCGTGAATAACGAAGTATAAATAATTAGAAGTAGTACTTAGGCTTGCTAAGTATTTTTTTGGagtcttaattatatttaaattaattaattaattaattattaattaaattaagaaTTTTTAGTGAATTAGGGTTTATTCCTATAAATATAAGTTGAGtctaatgattttaataaaaGGAAGAGACAAGATACTTTCGATACTTATAAAAGTGATCTCCAAGATTTCTAAAAAGGGTTAAGAGTTCTTCATGTTTATAGGAGAGATGACCGATGAAAGTCCCTATTTG contains:
- the LOC135671205 gene encoding protein JINGUBANG-like — protein: MDMYGKTSSRIYWEEDERGSQSPIQHHHHQQSVKGQSPEAELPRVSLSRLSSATVSSLSPLSPGPGSPWASSPMRRFSSPSPTPSLMYHCLVSLQRHDGNVYCVAVSGGTIYTGSDSDRVRVWKQPDCVERGSIQTGHGRIRCILAHGSTLVTTHKDHRVRIWAVPPVPDRLRCKKVATLPPRISSLLPFRKHRYQRHIDTISCLALHHAEGLLYTGSLDRTVKAWRLTERACVDSFVAHDDQVSDIVVNELDGCLFTSSIDGSVKLWRRVFGDSSHALMMVLRFQPSPVNALALSHSRDTCFLYSGSSDGYVNIWEKEAVSGRYNHGGFLQGHRYAVLSLVAVNRVLLSGSEDTTIRVWRREKGSGFHRCLAVMEGHRGPVRCLAASVEVEGKGIGMGLLVYSASLDRVVKAWRIKVLAEDDDDEAVAAVANDECGGSGVGKEAAAEYEMNPVLSPTWVELKLQKSYPF